The genomic interval TTCACACTTCAACATCCACCCCAGGTTCAACCAAATTGTGGAGTGTGCTGAGTTTCATAAAGGGTCACAGCTTTGGGTGGTTAGGACTCAGGAGTGTGAGTTTGTGTCTCCCTGGCTTGTGGTGGCCACTGGAGAGAATGCTGAGCCTGTGCTTCCTCGAATTCATGGAATGGACCATTTTTCTGGCTCCATTGCTCACACTAGTGTCTACAAGTCTGGCTCTGAGTACAGAAACAAGAAGGTTTTGGTCATTGGGTGTGGCAATTCAGGAATGGAAGTTAGTTTGGACCTTTGCAGACACAATGCCTCACCTTACATGGTTGCAAGAAATACAGTAAGTTCACCCTCATTTCTATTCATTCAATTTTTCATCACCACCCAACACAGATATCAGTACAAACAAATGCTTTTGCAAAGTTAAACATCAACTTCTACAACTCACCTTTTGACAGAagttaattcaaataaatttctttaaaaacttCAACTTAtgttttcttctttatgaacaAAAAAATACTTCTTTCAATGTGTCACATTACCATGAAGAGAGTAAAGACTACTAGTGACacttgtgttttctttttctttttttcatttgggTGACCCTGTGTAAATATTTTCCAAGTTATTGgagtgaaaatttcaattttgGTTAAAAAAACATGGATAAAATCACTTTTTTGTAGATGGACtaaagaagttttttttttttttttcctttggtTAAATTTGAGTGTTAATAATGAGAGTGTGATGAAATTGACGTCATTTATGTTCTTTTTTCCCATTTGGGTAACTAACAATCAACTTTGGGGAGAGTATGCTCTTTGCTCACTTTGTTGCATGCTTTGAATGATTGAAGGTGCATGTGCTTCCTAGGGAGATGTTTGGATTCTCAACTTTTGGCATAGCCATGGCTCTTTACAAGTTGTTTCCAATCAAGATTGTAGACAAAATTCTCTTGCTTGTGACCAACTTCATGTTGGGAAACACCAATGACTATGGCATCAAAAGGCCAAAAACAGGCCCAATAGAGCTCAAATTAGCCACAGGGAAAACCCCAGTTCTTGATGTGGGTCAAGTGGCACAAATCAAATGTGGCAACATTAAGGTATGCTGTGTGTGGAAAATGAAGTGATCCCAATTTGTTGATTCAGGTGAATTTTGAGAATTGTTGAGGGTAACATTGAATGGGACTGTGTAGGTGATGGAGGGTGTGAAGGAGATAACAAGAAAAGGTGCCAAATTTATGGATGGACAAGAAAAGGAATTCGATGCTATAATCTTGGCAACAGGGTACAAAAGCAACGTGCCTACTTGGCTCAAGGTTAGAATTTGTTCTGTTGTGTTGTGTTACGTTTTTAGCTCTATCTTATTATCATGAACCACTCATGACATGTCACTGTCTGTGCTTGGGACACATGCAGACTGCACAAACCTACAAATCTCTTCTTTTCTTCATTCCAAAGATGAAGAATAAAATCAGTTCCTACCCTGTTCTTGGGTTCTACCACTCCCTTTTTCTTCATCACaaaaaacttttctttttcacttctATTACTAAACAATCaccaa from Phaseolus vulgaris cultivar G19833 chromosome 1, P. vulgaris v2.0, whole genome shotgun sequence carries:
- the LOC137815419 gene encoding probable indole-3-pyruvate monooxygenase YUCCA4; this translates as MGSCKPQQEHVHGPIIIGAGPSGLAVAACLSEHKVPFVILERSNCIASLWQNKTYDRLKLHLPKQFCELPLKGFPHTFPKYPTKYQFISYMESYASHFNIHPRFNQIVECAEFHKGSQLWVVRTQECEFVSPWLVVATGENAEPVLPRIHGMDHFSGSIAHTSVYKSGSEYRNKKVLVIGCGNSGMEVSLDLCRHNASPYMVARNTVHVLPREMFGFSTFGIAMALYKLFPIKIVDKILLLVTNFMLGNTNDYGIKRPKTGPIELKLATGKTPVLDVGQVAQIKCGNIKVMEGVKEITRKGAKFMDGQEKEFDAIILATGYKSNVPTWLKGSDFFTEDGMPKTPFPHGWKGEQGLYTVGFTRRGIQGTSCDAIKIAEDIASQWKTVENKNQCNSHVIILTS